TATGAAAATTTAAATGAATTAATAGAAATATTTAAACGAGAATACTACAAAATAGTTGATTTAACATCATTCTACAAAAACTGGGTCAAAGAATATCTAGGTATAAATATTTAGTAATACACTATAATAAAAAATAACGAATTATTAAAGTTACTAAATAGCATATCTGAATTTGAAAAAAATATCTTTAAAATTAAAACAATCACCAAACAAAATAAAATGGATGTTTTAATTGAATTAAAATTAAGTTCTAAAAGAGTTTCATTATTTGAAAATAAAATGAATGAACATGGATTTGAAGTTAATAAAAAATAACAATATCCTCACCAATTAGAAGATTTTATTGAAAATAAATTACAAAACAATAATTCGCAAGCATTGAAAACAAATAATACTCATTAATTCCGATTAAGTTGACAATGATAAAAAAAGTTAATTTATCATTATTCATATCTTCCAATTCATTTTAATACAGTAATTTCTAAATCTAATAGCTTCTGAAATATCTTGAAATCTTGCATAAATTTCATTTTGGTTTATAACTAAGTATTCATCGCCTACTTGGTAAACGTGCTCATCTATTTTTTCATTATTTTCCTGAATCATTTGCCAGTTGTGATTGATTAGGTATGTTCTTTGGGCAGCAGCTTCCTCTTTTGTATCGTAGGTTCCAAAATATTCGAGTTCATTGTTTATTACCTTCGATAAGACGTATTTATCCTTGTATTTTCTAATATAAAAGATTCTATCATGACTGGCCAGGCTGTGGTCTGTCAAATAATCATCAGGTATTTTTTCAATATCCCATTTGTTTTCCATTAATAAATTTCTAAGTGTGATTGCATTTTCAAGTAATATAAATGATCCAAATTCCTCTGTGTCTTTTTTAACTATGTAATATTTATCTTTAAATATGATGTATTTTTCATTTAATTTTTGGTTTTGGACTATTTCGTTTACATTATTAAAAAATTTCTTATCTTCTAATGATTTGTCTATTTCAATAGCTTTATTGTAATAAGTGAATGAATCTAAGTATTTTTCCAGATGAAATAAGGATTTTGATTTGAAAAGTAGTGTTTTTGATTGTTTTGGATTTATTTTTAAAGCTTTATTAAAATATTTTATTGCATTTTCATAGTCTTTATTTTCAAAAAATATCTGACCTTTCATACTTAAAGCTTCAATAGATTGTGAGTCCAGCTTTAATATTTTATCGTAATGAATTAAAGCTTTTTTATAGTTTTTTTGCTTAAAATATGTTTTTGCTTTTAATAATAGCTTTTTTGTATATTCATCCATGATGTCTATTATATATTTTTTAATTAAAAAATGTTGGGAGTTTTTAAGCTCCCTTAAACTGATGGTATGATGATGTCTCTTTCTCCAGATGGCATGAATTCTCTTAGAGCTCCTTTTGCTATTTCGCGTCTCGGGTGTTTAAAGTCAAAGGTTAGGTTGTCATCTGCAAATGCTATTTTAATTAGCGGGTTTGCACTGAACGCATCTCCTCTTGCCGCATGCGGTGCTTGAGCTATTCCTGCATATTCTGGTTGGTGTCCCACATTCATTGCATAGTTAGGATAGTTCGGTCCTCTTAGTTCATGTATTAAACCTTCATCACTCCTAATTGATAGTGAATTAGCTGCTCCACATTGGTCTTGCAAGTCATATCCATAAAATCCCAGTCTTGAATGTGCTTCTTTGTGTAAAATCATGCTTAAGTACCAACCGTTTACTCCTGCATTTGAGTTTCCTGTTGCAAATGCTGTTGAACATCCTGCTGCAGCAGATACTACTGATGCCCTTTGAGATCCTCCAAAGTGTGTTTCTAAAAGTGTTGGTAGTTCATATTGTTCAAGGCCGTATAGAGTTACTTCTGTTGATATGTCACGAACTACATCCATTGATTTTTCAGCTCCACATAGACCATAGTTTTTCTCAACATAGTCCATCCCATAATAGACAAAGTCGTCTAAAATGTCGTCCGTGTATGTTGCACTTGCATATTGGGTAAATCCCACTCCTCCTGACATGTAGGATCCTAACCATACTTGGTCGTAAACTGCAGCTGCAGCTGCAATTACTTCCAGGGTTGTTTCTGCTGGATCATCTGTTATTCTTGAGGTCTGAACCATGTCTGATAGTGCCCCAAAGGAAATTCCTCCAGGCTCATTAGGTCCTCTTGCACGTCTTGCAGGTAGGAATGATGCCATTCCAATTACGTCTGCATGTTTTGCTGCGTATGAAAAGTCCGCAATAGCTGCTTCGCCTGCACATAGTTTATATGCATTAATAAAACTCATTCCTATTTGCATTGCAGACCATCTTGATACTGTTCCTCCATCACATGATCTGACAACGAGTGTTGGTACTCTACTTACTTGGTATGTTTTGTTTCCAATGTAGCTTTTAAGCATTTCTGCTTGATCTTCGGGAAATTCTTTGTTAATATCTATTAAGACTCTTTTGTCTAGTTCGTCTGCTAAGTCATCGTTTCCAGTGAAGATTTTTGCATAGCAGTCTTGTGCTAGACCAGGATGTACTTCCACCATGTGTTCCTGAACTACTGCCCCACCTGGAAGTGCATGGTTAATGTTTTCCATGTATTCATTGATTGTCTCGGGAGTTACTTCCACACCCAATCTTTCTTGAAGCACCGAGTGTGCTGTATCCATTCCTACAATAATTGTTCTTTTTATGTCATCAACTAATTGTTGGATAGCCGCATTGTTACAAAAGTGCAGGTCATCTCCCTCTACATATGAGTCTGTTCCAGAGATTTTATATGCCATTAATTGCCTCTGGCCTAATGGCACTCCAATATCTGGATTATAAAACGGCATGTTCCGCTCTTTTGCTAGTTTTTCGGCTACATCATTAAATTCTCTTTTTCTTGGAGATTGTTTCCACCCATCAAAGCAGTAAAAACTTGTATGATCGCTTTTTTGGTCTTCGCCTTTGAATTTTTCTGTTAGTGCACTTAAGAATTTTTTATTATCGCTACTCATTTTTCTCACCTAGCTTCTTTTTTAGATCTTTGGAAAATACTCCTAATCCATATCCACCTTCTGTTCTAGATGTGTGGATAGTTTCAATTACTTCAAGTGCTTCCTTGTCTTGTCTTAATCCAACATTATCTTCTCTGTATATTGTTGTGATTTTTCTTAAGTAATCTTCATCAAGTGGAGCTCCAACATCGATTTTTTCATCAAGCGGCCTTCCTACTTGGTCTTTTACATAGTTAACATGCCCTGTTTTCTCATCATACATGTATCTTTGAAGCCCATCAAACATCAATCCGTTTTCATCAAGTCTTAAGGAGTGTCCGTGTACTGTTGCTCCCCTCATTCCTGATCTTGCTGGGTCAAAAATGTCCGTTTCTATTAATTCTTTTGAAATTTTTTCCAAATCTTGTTCTCTTATTTCTATTACTTGTCTTCCAGATAATGTTCCGGTATCTACTCCACGGTATCTCCACATGTAGGTTCTTGCCCGATCATACGGCTGGGCCGGAGCATTATACATTGAATCAGCAAATTGGATGTATCTAATACGTATTCCTTCTTTTGCGCCGGGTGATGCTTCTACAATGTGTTTTATTATATCCCCATCATCTGCCATTTCTGCTAATGGTGGATGTACTGTTTTATAGCTTTCACCGGGGTTTCTATGACCGAGTATTTTTACTATGCCCTCATCCGATACATCTCTAACTTTTTTAAACTTATGCTCTGGATTCATGTGTTTTCTTCTATTTTCAGCAATAATTGAATTACCTGGATAAAATTGTGCTTTATATGTCATTGATTCACCACATAAAATTATTTTATAACTTTTACGCTCTGAGAACTTATTGCTCGACAATCAACTAAACCAATGTAACGTTCGTCAATATAATTTTCAAATCCATTTCCATATTTTAAATAATCTGAGATTGTTGATTTAGTCCTTGTAAATACCCCAACAAGCAATGAGTAATCACATGGTGTGTTTTTATCTAAAATTGTACTTAACTGATCCATTAAATCGTTAAAATGAGAAATATCTACTGTCAATATGATATTTCCTACCATGATTCGTAAATCTAAACTCTCCCCACGAATGTTAATTGATTTGCGATCACTATGATTAACTTCATGTCCCTTTCCAGGACCATAAAACACTTTTTTAGGAAGCGACGGACCATGAACTAAAACTCTAATAAGTCCTTCTAATTCATAAATTTCATTAAGAATTTTTTCACAAGTGTCCGGTTTTAAATATCTGTCAGGGACAATTTTAATATCAATTACATTAATTTCTTTTGATTCGTCCATACAATCACCTTAAAGTGTATTTTTAAGTTCTCCTGCGACTTTAGCTACATTGACAATAGGATTTTTAAGATAATCAATTGTCCCATATACCACTCCAATAAGTGAAGATGTTCTCTCAACAGAAAACATTTGAGTACCTGCATCCAAGCACATTGCAACTGATGCACATGGAATTGCACACCCTTTAGAATGTCTTGTTACTACATGGTTTCCATGGAAAGTTCCAGGCCCTCCACCACCATAAATAGAATGTGAAAAGAAACTAAATCCCACTCCTACACCTTCAGTTCTACCATAATCTACACCAGGAAGACCAGTTTCATATTCCAACATGTCATTATAGTATAATACAGTAGATGCTACTGCTTGAGCCGCTCTTGCTGCACCCACATTTACAATTACAGCAGCAAGCAAACCCGCAGCAGCATAGGCATTCCATAAAGCCCAATCAACAGGCTCATAAATATCATAACCAGAAGGCATTCTTTTAGCAACTTTAATTACATTATCCTCAATTGCCCTTCCAACTAATGATTGAATTACAGTACCTACAGTACCTTTTGCATTTTCCCTGACAATATCCATAACTAAATTATTAGCGTTTAGTCCCTGATAAGCCAAAGTTAACAAATGCATCCTCTCAAAAGCACCAGATGCATCACCAGTTTCAAACATTGCAGTTTGTTCCATTATAGAAGACAATGCTGCAGCATTTAAAGTGTTTTTATTTGTAATAGCTACAACATGATTTGCCATAACATTTCTCAAACCATAACCTAATCCCTCTAAAAGTACAGGAGGTCCTAAAAGAGCGCTAATATTTGCTCCACCTAAATCAACAGTTTGAGGATATGCCCCCATTACTGCTGTTTTTATTGTAGATGCGTCAAAAATATTAATATCAAAACTATCAATAATAGATTGAATAACAGATGACCCTGCTAGTAAATTTGAAACTGTATAATCAGCAGCAACTTCTAATCTCTCATGAGGAAGCTGAACAAGTAATTGTTGGCCTCCATTTATAAGCTCAACATTTGTTTCATCATCTTCTTCAACTTGGATAATTCTTTTAATTTTCTCGGCAATTAACTCGGCATTTTCAACAATGGGCAAATCCAATTCCCTGCCTGGAATGTAAACAGATTTTCCACCCATTGCTCCGGTTCTTAAACCTTTTTCAATACCTGCCAAATTAACCGCACTTGATCTTTTAATATCAAAAATCATTCTACGAATTGCAGAATTCTTAAGCGGACTAATTGATTCAAGTGGTGCAGATTCTTCAATGAGTTTTCCATCTGGACCATATAAATCAAGAGTGTCGTCGTATATTTTCATCAATAACCTCCATAAAACGAAAAATATCAAAAAGAATAAGTTTTTTAATATTAATCTTAATAACAATTATTTCAGCGAAATAATCAATAACTATTACAAGTAATAAACATATAAAGTTTACTTTATTTAAAATTGAATAAAACTTTATAAAATTTGGTAAATCCTCATAAAAGCAATAATTTTAATTTAAAACAATTGTAAAAATCCTTAATTAGAAAAATACTCCCATATTTAAGATTAAAATAAAAAAATAATACTTTAAAAGAAAAATAAAAAAATCATGATAAAAATAAAAATAAAAATAAAGAAATATCCATAGAGCTACCATAGAAAAATCCTTCGAATAATGAGTAAAAATAAAAAATCCCAATTAAT
The DNA window shown above is from Methanobrevibacter oralis and carries:
- a CDS encoding tetratricopeptide repeat protein, which codes for MDEYTKKLLLKAKTYFKQKNYKKALIHYDKILKLDSQSIEALSMKGQIFFENKDYENAIKYFNKALKINPKQSKTLLFKSKSLFHLEKYLDSFTYYNKAIEIDKSLEDKKFFNNVNEIVQNQKLNEKYIIFKDKYYIVKKDTEEFGSFILLENAITLRNLLMENKWDIEKIPDDYLTDHSLASHDRIFYIRKYKDKYVLSKVINNELEYFGTYDTKEEAAAQRTYLINHNWQMIQENNEKIDEHVYQVGDEYLVINQNEIYARFQDISEAIRFRNYCIKMNWKI
- the mcrA gene encoding coenzyme-B sulfoethylthiotransferase subunit alpha, with amino-acid sequence MSSDNKKFLSALTEKFKGEDQKSDHTSFYCFDGWKQSPRKREFNDVAEKLAKERNMPFYNPDIGVPLGQRQLMAYKISGTDSYVEGDDLHFCNNAAIQQLVDDIKRTIIVGMDTAHSVLQERLGVEVTPETINEYMENINHALPGGAVVQEHMVEVHPGLAQDCYAKIFTGNDDLADELDKRVLIDINKEFPEDQAEMLKSYIGNKTYQVSRVPTLVVRSCDGGTVSRWSAMQIGMSFINAYKLCAGEAAIADFSYAAKHADVIGMASFLPARRARGPNEPGGISFGALSDMVQTSRITDDPAETTLEVIAAAAAVYDQVWLGSYMSGGVGFTQYASATYTDDILDDFVYYGMDYVEKNYGLCGAEKSMDVVRDISTEVTLYGLEQYELPTLLETHFGGSQRASVVSAAAGCSTAFATGNSNAGVNGWYLSMILHKEAHSRLGFYGYDLQDQCGAANSLSIRSDEGLIHELRGPNYPNYAMNVGHQPEYAGIAQAPHAARGDAFSANPLIKIAFADDNLTFDFKHPRREIAKGALREFMPSGERDIIIPSV
- the mcrB gene encoding coenzyme-B sulfoethylthiotransferase subunit beta, which produces MKIYDDTLDLYGPDGKLIEESAPLESISPLKNSAIRRMIFDIKRSSAVNLAGIEKGLRTGAMGGKSVYIPGRELDLPIVENAELIAEKIKRIIQVEEDDETNVELINGGQQLLVQLPHERLEVAADYTVSNLLAGSSVIQSIIDSFDINIFDASTIKTAVMGAYPQTVDLGGANISALLGPPVLLEGLGYGLRNVMANHVVAITNKNTLNAAALSSIMEQTAMFETGDASGAFERMHLLTLAYQGLNANNLVMDIVRENAKGTVGTVIQSLVGRAIEDNVIKVAKRMPSGYDIYEPVDWALWNAYAAAGLLAAVIVNVGAARAAQAVASTVLYYNDMLEYETGLPGVDYGRTEGVGVGFSFFSHSIYGGGGPGTFHGNHVVTRHSKGCAIPCASVAMCLDAGTQMFSVERTSSLIGVVYGTIDYLKNPIVNVAKVAGELKNTL
- the mcrD gene encoding methyl-coenzyme M reductase operon protein D, yielding MDESKEINVIDIKIVPDRYLKPDTCEKILNEIYELEGLIRVLVHGPSLPKKVFYGPGKGHEVNHSDRKSINIRGESLDLRIMVGNIILTVDISHFNDLMDQLSTILDKNTPCDYSLLVGVFTRTKSTISDYLKYGNGFENYIDERYIGLVDCRAISSQSVKVIK
- the mcrG gene encoding coenzyme-B sulfoethylthiotransferase subunit gamma codes for the protein MTYKAQFYPGNSIIAENRRKHMNPEHKFKKVRDVSDEGIVKILGHRNPGESYKTVHPPLAEMADDGDIIKHIVEASPGAKEGIRIRYIQFADSMYNAPAQPYDRARTYMWRYRGVDTGTLSGRQVIEIREQDLEKISKELIETDIFDPARSGMRGATVHGHSLRLDENGLMFDGLQRYMYDEKTGHVNYVKDQVGRPLDEKIDVGAPLDEDYLRKITTIYREDNVGLRQDKEALEVIETIHTSRTEGGYGLGVFSKDLKKKLGEKNE